Sequence from the Mugil cephalus isolate CIBA_MC_2020 chromosome 20, CIBA_Mcephalus_1.1, whole genome shotgun sequence genome:
AACTCAGAAAGACTGACCTGGTTCTGATAGACCGTGAGAATCTAATCGCTAAACCATCTATAAACTGGTAATAGGTCCAGGTTATACAGTCCTTAAGTGAGAGGTCAAATCATCATATAACATCAACACAAAGCATAAATTAAACTTACATAACACCTTCGCAGGAAGTGCGGTgctatttgttgtgtttgatcTACTTCAGGAAAACTTTGTTCATACTTTGTGTTGttaataaaactgtattttttttccctttataaTCAATAATCCCtaataacaaaatcattttttttaaacaagttcACACTCTTGGCGTCGAATTCAAAACTTGCCACTGTCTGCCACCGACCTATGAGACGACCCCTGACTCAGACACATGTGATGCAATGAAACGTCTCACCCTGTGTGGGGGAGTGTGGATCAGGGCCCGGTAGAAGCAGGTGGTCTGGGGGTAGAGGGCCAGCACCAGCTGGTCCTTGCTGAACAGGGCCTCGGGGTCCGTCTCGGGGTTGGCCTTCCACTGAGGGAGAGGGATGATGCGCCGTCTGCTCAGAGTGTGTCTcctgataacacacacacacagacgcacttatcagacacatgaagaacaTCTAGACAACGAGCTCTTAAAGGACAGAAGAGTGAACAAAACTTGATGCGTCTtatcacaaatgaatgaatcatgtaaataaaacataaatctagCAAAGATTTAAACCTTCAGTAGAAGCCTGTGTGATTTGTCGAGATATTCCagtattaaaaagaaagtgaagacATATAGAAAACTTGATAACATGAACTCACTCTTTGCCTTCTTCATCTATATCGTCCACTTCATATCTGCAGGGAGACAAAGGTCAGATCAGTTTGAGAACATCCGGCTGATTTCCTCCGAGTCCTGAAGGTCAGACTGGACCCTGATATTTAACATCCCGACGCAGAGGCTCTGTTTGAAATGTGCGAGGCTCTCACTTGTTGGTTGAGTGGTTGTAGCTGACCACCTCAGCCAGGATCCACTGCTCGTCTACCTCCAGAGCTTTCACTCTCGCTGCCACCTTGTCGCCCTGCTTGGCCACGTAGTCGCTGCTGGCTGGAGTCGCCccgcacagaggaggagggctggAAGAGGTTCAGATGGAGAGCATTTATAGAGTGGTTTCAGTTTGTATATCTTCATTTGTTAAGACAGTCTATTACTCATTTACTACTgttattaatcagattaattgaTGTAGATTGGGCATATCTAATAATGTGGCTGATACCTCTCTCCCGGCTTCCCGATCCACAGCGGGAGCGTCATGGCCGACTGTTGGAGGAGCGTCATCAGGACGCCTCGCCTCATCGTCTTCCTGGGAGGGTCGGTCTCGCCGTAAACTCCCGCCATTTTAGCAgctacaaacacagacaaatatatttatatatatatactttaaaaTTAGAATTCCAGCAGCATATCTTAAAAGGTGAAGCAAATTTCTCAGCACACGTACCGATCCTTCGCTCCTCCAGCAGAGACTTGATTTCTGCAATTTTATCCAGAGCGTGACGCAGAATGCTGCcagggagagacagaaatgCACCAGTACTTTACAACACATAGGCCTTCAGCTGACTCTTCAAGATTCCCAGAACCACTTCCGCTACCTCACAGAAGTGTTTAGCCCAGGATGTCACGGCTAAGAAATAATACTACGGAGGAAGAATTCAAAGAAGGGGAATGAGTGACCACTCACCTGCACTCGGCCTCTGCGTCTGCTTTGGCTGTGGTGTATAGCCCCCTCAGCTTGGTGCGGTAGTACGGAGAGGCTGAcggagacacagggagaagTGGAGGAGTCATGAAACAATTAATAAACggacactgtaaaaaaacagtgtttggTGTGACTCTATTTGTGGAGActgacttttgttttctgtctgcatCCTCTCGTGTGTCTTCTGGATATTGAGCAGGTTGTGTTCACTGCGTGACCTCTCCTCCTATAGAAAGGCACGTGATTGATTACTTGTTAATTCATGAATTTACTGGAAATACAAAAACTTGACTGAAACCATAACAAAGGCTCtggaatatattttaaataatcaataaatatttttgctcACCTGTGTCTGTTTGATGAGCTGATGGAGCTCCGTGAGCAGCTCAGCAATCTTTGTATCAGTTGACATTTCCAAACCTTTGAGGTTttggcattaaaaaaagaaaacagtctgGTTACATAAGAGTTGATACATACAAAACTCCATTTAAAATTCTCTCGTTTTAAGATACGGGGACACAGATTTTTATGACTGGAAACAGTGATTAAGAgtacaaataaatctaaacagtTTAACCATTGTATTGAAATATTATACTGGGTTAAAGCCGAGTTAATAAGTAGGTTCAGTCGGTTTAGTTTCAAGTCTGATATGGCGATTATGGCTCTTGAAATACATAATATCCCTTAATTGACAGACTTTTGAATGGAGTTCGGTGAACACACCTCAAACTATTAAAACAAGACCCGTAGCCAAGGTAGAACAACAATGATGACATTCCGGAATTGTGCTCTGACGAATGAATGATAAACAAATTGACATAAAAGTGCGTTGTTAACTAATGAGGCGCTAGCAGACCCGGTTATAGCAACTGGTTTGTATCGCTAATGTTAGCAAAGTAGCATCGCTGAATAATTAGATTCGTGTCCATTCGGAAACTAAACTGGCCATACGTTTTCTCTCTGACAGATAAACCATCGCAATACACATGCAGGTGTATTCTTTAAAGCGCCGTAAAGAAACTCAccgttttacttttattgtttatttactgtCGACTTGCTAACTGTGGACTTCCCACCACAGAAGAAGTCGGTGCGGCAGCTTTGATGTTCACACTGCCACAAGCTGGACGGGTGTGGTACTGCAGCCATGGGACGCATTTAATTCTTCGTGTTTATtcaatgagaaaacaaacacataatctGCCTGGCCAAAacatggaataacctggtcattcaatatattcaggcagtcagctgacctcattctgcattacttcatctgcctcttttCTTACCTGATATCCCAttactctggaacagggtaaatgtGGACTCATCAgatcttccattgctccagagtccaatctttatgctccctggcaaattgaagccttttttcccagttagcctcactaattagtggttttcttaaggctacacagctgttcagtcccaatcccttgagttcccttcacattgtacatgtggaaatgctcttactctCGCTATTAAACATGAGTTCTAGTGTTGTTCTTTTCCTTTGGTTTGATTTCAACAAACTTTCAAGTGATCGCCAATCACAATCAATCAAGACTGACcactgaccacatttcttcctggaagaccACCGTTCCCCACTATCCCTCCagcttttaataatgcattggacagtTCCTTTCTGATTCAACCTCCTTAGACGTTTTCTCCGCTTGAcacatgccaatgatttgaatcttctcaaacagactaacatcttttccataaGGGTGTGTTGTTTCGACATGATTGTTTAAGAAATAAGAAACTACTCGTTGCATCAGTTGCGGTTAAATAACTTGtgccatgcagtaattatccaataggaagCTGGTACCTATTTGTTTAGTGAAATCCACATGGATTTGCATTGTTTGACCATTTTGAAGTGATTTCTCCCTCCagtcatttatttcccttttaccaaagacattatttatttaaaatcttgccgttctgctctgtttctgttgttgtggtaATTAGTTTTACTTATTACAAGCTGTAATTCCTACAAATAACAGTATCTGCAATAGTGCCTTGGAGTGTTTGCCAGTGACATACTCTACAATCCACAAACTCTTGCAGACCAGATGAAGCCCCGCTGTTGTTTTGCTTCTTCGGGAGGGGCCAAACGATGAACAAGTGAAAGGATTTGTTGAGGGTACTTTGGCCTGTGCCAGCTGTCATGCAAACTGCGCTATCATCACACGCCCAGACCAGGCGGCAGATAAACATCCTGGAAATGAATGATTAACTGTGACTGTGACCGCTGTGTCTGAGAATGAGGCCAGTGCGCGCTATCACATGTGTGTTATGATGGGAAATTATTTACTGGATTAAAAATGTGTGCCAAAATTGCCTCCCTCTGCAACGTCCGACAAGAGAGTCTAAACAGACCTGAATCGATGAATCGCTCGCAGGAATAATCGTTATTTTTAATAACTCAAGGATTTCAAATGAGGtgatttcttccttttctttgtcattttcacCATAAACGCAATGCTTTTGGACTTTTGAAGACATCACATTTAACTCAGGGGAGTTAGGATGGCACGTCCtgaaaaacaagtaaacaaaagataaataaaaataaaacagctgctgttttgctcttcaaaaatgattgaataataaaaatgaaaagcaccCAACCCTTACCGGTTTGTCATTTTTCAGCACACAGCAACACCTTAATCAAATGAATATTTCCTCTGATGGAAGTAAgttgcatgaaaagaaaaaagcgcGTGCGCGTCTCTTGATTAAACGTGTTTACTGCGTCTTTGCGCCTACAGAAGCCAAATGGGAGTTTAGTGTGTTTACATACAGCAGGTTTGTTAAGTCTGTAGCCAGGTATGCAGCACTGTGTGTACTCTGGGTGTGCTGCAGGTCAGCAGTGAGGACACTTTGTAACAGCTTCGACACGCCTGCAAATATTTACTGCTCGCAACATCCTGAAAATCAgaactgcagtgttttcatGCAGAGAGCTGGCCGTAATGAAACGCCTCCACTCTGCctgctcctctctccgtctGGAGTTTGGGTCCATGACAAGCTGTGACTCAGTGTCTTCGTCTCCCCGCAGACTGTCACGTGACActtgcaaagtgtttttttcgCTGAATTTTCCAGACTGCGGGAGGAGTTTCTGCAAGAGGAGTTCAcagcactgaaaaaaacaaaagtgaaaaaagaaaaaaaaggaaaaacaaacacaacagctgctTTGACCTTCTGTCATCCATAAAGACATAAATTGCGTGATTATGTTGTTTTACGGTCGTAAAaagtctctgtttgctctgctTCATAGAGTGTATAATTGGCGTGTGATTACTTTCAGTTAAGTCAGAGAAACTTATTCCAGCCAACAGAGAACTGTAAATTATTCCTCTTTCCACCACCCTCCCCGTTACAGTCAGATAAGTTCGGTCCAaagtttgttttgcatgaaGGCTTCGAGTGCGATAAACTGACTGCGATTAGATATCAACATGCATCAACATACAGCTACACGTCCAGCTTAGATATACTAatgtacaacaaaaaaaactcacatgtTGTTGTCCAACATGGACTCATTATGTGTTACAATAATCAGCAAAGTGTATTTCAATACATTTTACTTGCAGTAACGATACATCATTACTTTATTGTGTCCATTTGAAATGCCGCGTCGTCAGAATGTACAAACCCAAATTAGCGTTCCCTCAGGActggactgttttgttttttgtgggtCCTCCACTTTCTTGGTTTTAAGGGTAGACGGAGGAGTTATGGACGAAGAGAGAGACCCTGAATCGGGTCAGGGCCCTGTGAAGACGGCAGCTGCTGATAAAATGGGTAAACAAGAGTCGCTCTGACCTGCTGCAGAAACGAAGGTCACACGTGGAGAGTGAAATGTGGAACTTCAAACTGAAACCAGAGtcctccaaataaataaataaataaatattgaggACAATTTGAGAAATCTCATTTTGAGgaatctcattttaaactgtaaaaaattcCTAAGTCACAAAATATGGAATAAAGAGGTTGGCTTATGGGATAAATTCTGACTAAAATCAACTTTAGGAAAAAAACAGTGAGTTAAAGggtcaaaaatatttttacatcaaAAAGGGATAcaaaaaagaggggggaaacaattaagaaaaaaagtcattaaaccCAAATGGAGCCAGAAAGAAGATCACAAGTCTCACAACTCACAAGTCTCACAACTTgtgacgttaaaaaaaaaatcgctgAATTAGCAAAGGAAGTTTTGTCAAGATTTGGTTTCCATAGTTTCAGAACGTTTTCTGTCTGATGCAACGTTTGAGCAGCGGAAAGATGAAACctgacagagggaggagagaaaatgaaggagGAGCCGCTTGGTCCCTcttataaaaacacagagaaatcacagggagaaaaacactgagacacGGGGAGAAGAACTgtggaaacagaagaaaactaCAACAGAGAAGAAGCAAAGAACCGCGGAGAAAAGTCTGGAAACCCTCGGAGTTTGAGATTTCCGACCGTACAAACCGTTCCTGAAGCTTCCTGACAAACTTGGAGAAATTggtgaagaaacaaacaaaacaaacaaacatgagtcACGTCGACGTTAAAAACTTGAAACCCACCACTTTTGAAGACGAATACTTCGATGAATATGAATATTACAACTTAACGGATAAGTATACTGGTGAGAAAAAGTTTTTAACTAATTGTTTAATCAGTTTATTGTTTACTTGTAACAGAACCCCGGCTGCTCCTGAACAGTGTTTATTGATCCATTTgagcaattatttatttatttgtttatatgtttttgcAGAGGGTTCGGCCAGGAAAGGCAGGACAAAGAAGGAGGCCAGCGAGAACACCAACAGACACAATCCCGGCGGACATGAGCGCAAAATAGTGGAAAAACTTCAGAACACCGAGAAGAAAGCCAAAGAGTGAATACTGAGGTAACAACGGGTCATTAGTTCACAAACACATCTCTAAGATAAATCTGGCgcatgttaatttaaaaaatgttgggACAACGGCCAGATCTGTTGTGAAATATGACACCTGCTCTCCTGATTCAACGGTTCCTTGAAGAATCGTTTGATTTAAGCTCCTCTTTCTGCGCAGTCCTCAACTGAGCGGCCGTGActccaaaacatattttatccTGACATAAGAGTTATTTTTTGCTCATATCGCTTTAGTCATGCGCCGAATTTGAGAATGACTACTTGGTTTGTGAATGAGTAATTTTATGTGGTTTGCACTTGTGCCATTCAGTAAATAGTCTAAATGAGCAAACTCCTCAGTGAGGTTTTGAACATAATGTGTTGAAGTTTTGTAAATTGAACATCAAGGTTGGTTCTTACTTGGAGCAAAACTAAACTCTTGAAGATTAACTTTCTCCTTAAGACTCTGAGCCCTCCCTCCACAGCCCTCAAGTGGATGTGGCTTCCAACCTGCAGAAATAAATGTTAacccttttgtttctttgcagcTGTGTGCACTCATGTGTATTACTGATAGAGCTGCCTAatcattttaagtgttttgttttttcgcaTGATAAGAAACAGGACattaacacatttctaaatGACATCCGGTATTTTTAACAACGTTTTTCTATCGTTTAACTTTTCTATGTTTCGTCTCCGTGTA
This genomic interval carries:
- the sgf29 gene encoding SAGA-associated factor 29, producing the protein MSTDTKIAELLTELHQLIKQTQEERSRSEHNLLNIQKTHERMQTENKTSPYYRTKLRGLYTTAKADAEAECSILRHALDKIAEIKSLLEERRIAAKMAGVYGETDPPRKTMRRGVLMTLLQQSAMTLPLWIGKPGESPPPLCGATPASSDYVAKQGDKVAARVKALEVDEQWILAEVVSYNHSTNKYEVDDIDEEGKERHTLSRRRIIPLPQWKANPETDPEALFSKDQLVLALYPQTTCFYRALIHTPPHRPQDDYSVLFEDTSYADGYSPPLNVAQRYVVACKENKKK